A stretch of the Psychroserpens sp. Hel_I_66 genome encodes the following:
- a CDS encoding 2-isopropylmalate synthase produces MSDNSVQIFDTTLRDGEQVPGCKLNTKQKLVIAEQLDQLGVNVIEAGFPVSSPGDFKSVEEISKLVKNATVCGLTRAVENDIKVAAEALKYAKYPRIHTGIGTSDSHIKYKFNSDQNTILQRAYDAVKYAKSFVEDVEFYAEDAGRTDNEFLARVCEVAIKAGATVLNIPDTTGYCLPSEYGAKMKYLKENVKGIEKAILSCHCHNDLGLATANSIEGVINGARQIECTINGIGERAGNTALEEVVMILKQHPYLNLDTNINTTHLYGISQLVSDSMGIYTQPNKAIVGANAFAHSSGIHQDGVIKNRETYEIINPLDVGVTESAIVLTARSGRAALAYRAKNVGYELTKLQLDDVYANFLSFADRKKEINDTDIHQIIETSNVYQQIISA; encoded by the coding sequence ATGTCTGATAATAGCGTTCAAATTTTTGACACAACCCTAAGAGATGGTGAGCAAGTTCCTGGCTGTAAGTTAAATACTAAGCAAAAATTAGTCATTGCAGAGCAGCTCGATCAATTGGGTGTTAATGTTATTGAAGCAGGTTTTCCTGTCTCTAGTCCTGGTGATTTTAAATCGGTAGAAGAAATTTCAAAATTGGTTAAAAATGCTACGGTTTGCGGATTAACACGTGCTGTAGAAAATGATATCAAAGTTGCTGCGGAAGCCTTAAAATATGCAAAATACCCAAGAATACATACAGGAATCGGGACTTCAGACTCTCATATAAAATATAAATTCAATTCCGATCAAAATACCATTTTGCAACGTGCTTATGATGCAGTAAAGTATGCAAAATCTTTTGTTGAAGATGTTGAGTTTTATGCTGAAGATGCTGGTCGAACAGACAACGAATTTTTAGCTCGTGTTTGCGAAGTCGCTATTAAAGCTGGTGCTACTGTTTTAAATATTCCAGATACAACAGGATACTGTTTACCTAGTGAATATGGCGCAAAAATGAAATATCTCAAAGAAAATGTGAAAGGTATCGAAAAAGCCATTTTATCTTGCCACTGTCACAATGATTTAGGTTTGGCAACTGCAAATTCTATAGAAGGTGTCATTAATGGTGCAAGACAGATTGAATGTACAATAAATGGCATTGGAGAGCGTGCAGGAAATACTGCTTTAGAGGAAGTCGTCATGATTTTAAAACAGCATCCTTACCTTAATTTAGATACCAATATAAATACAACACATCTCTACGGAATTAGCCAATTAGTAAGCGATAGTATGGGTATTTACACGCAACCAAACAAAGCTATTGTTGGTGCTAACGCATTTGCGCATAGCTCTGGAATTCACCAAGATGGTGTGATTAAAAATAGAGAAACTTACGAAATTATAAATCCTTTAGATGTAGGTGTAACGGAATCTGCCATTGTGTTAACCGCAAGAAGCGGTCGAGCAGCTTTAGCCTATCGTGCTAAAAATGTTGGGTATGAATTGACAAAACTTCAGTTGGATGATGTGTATGCTAACTTTTTAAGTTTTGCCGATAGAAAAAAAGAAATAAACGATACAGACATTCATCAAATTATTGAGACCAGTAATGTGTATCAACAGATAATTTCAGCATAA
- a CDS encoding P-II family nitrogen regulator → MKKVEAIIRKSKFSAVKTALHEVGVNFFSYWDVTGLGNEKEGHVYRGVSYSTSDIQRRYLSIVINDDFEAVTIKAILEAGSTGDVGDGKIFVSNVEEVYRIRTGEKGGNTLK, encoded by the coding sequence ATGAAAAAAGTTGAAGCTATAATCAGGAAATCAAAATTTTCCGCAGTAAAAACAGCATTACACGAAGTGGGTGTTAATTTCTTTTCGTATTGGGATGTTACCGGTTTAGGCAATGAAAAGGAAGGGCATGTCTATAGAGGTGTTTCTTATAGCACCAGTGATATCCAACGACGCTATTTATCTATTGTTATTAATGATGATTTTGAGGCAGTAACCATAAAAGCCATTTTAGAAGCTGGCTCCACAGGAGATGTTGGTGATGGTAAAATATTTGTCTCAAACGTCGAGGAAGTTTATAGAATACGAACAGGAGAAAAAGGAGGAAACACTTTAAAATAA
- the leuB gene encoding 3-isopropylmalate dehydrogenase: MKLQIAVLPGDGIGPEVTEQAIKVLKAIASEFDHTFKFKTADVGAIAIDNHNDPLPEATLNLCKKSDAILFGAIGHPKYDNDPSAKVRPEQGLLKLRKELELFANIRPVKAYDDLLDKSPLKRHIIKGVDISIYRELTGGIYFGKKAISEDGNVASDLCEYSREEIERIAHLAFEAAQNRKHKVTLVDKANVLESSRLWRRMVTEVGKQYHDVELDFLFVDNAAMQMILNPKQFDVILTENMFGDIISDEASVIGGSIGLLASASVGKKYAMFEPIHGSFPQATNKGVANPVASILSAAMLLEHFELFSEAQLVRLAVEKSLKLHISTPDINSKYDNVTTNKVGDFIEDFINNPGDTNMNFTNIHLGQSTII, translated from the coding sequence ATGAAATTACAAATTGCAGTTTTACCAGGAGATGGTATTGGTCCAGAAGTAACAGAGCAGGCGATAAAAGTATTGAAAGCTATAGCTTCAGAATTTGATCACACATTTAAATTCAAAACAGCAGATGTTGGCGCCATTGCTATAGATAACCATAACGACCCATTGCCAGAGGCGACACTTAATCTTTGCAAAAAAAGTGATGCTATTTTGTTTGGTGCAATTGGTCATCCAAAATATGACAACGACCCATCGGCTAAAGTGCGTCCAGAACAGGGATTGCTTAAATTGAGAAAAGAGTTAGAGTTATTTGCCAATATAAGGCCTGTAAAGGCTTATGACGATCTTTTAGATAAATCGCCTTTAAAAAGGCATATCATAAAAGGTGTGGATATTAGTATTTATAGAGAATTGACGGGTGGTATTTACTTCGGAAAAAAAGCAATCAGCGAAGATGGTAACGTTGCATCAGACCTTTGCGAATATTCTAGGGAAGAAATTGAGCGTATCGCTCATTTGGCTTTTGAGGCTGCACAAAATAGAAAACATAAAGTTACTTTAGTTGATAAAGCAAATGTTTTGGAGAGTTCAAGGCTTTGGAGAAGAATGGTAACAGAAGTCGGAAAACAATACCATGATGTTGAGCTTGATTTCTTATTTGTAGATAATGCTGCAATGCAAATGATTTTAAACCCTAAACAATTTGACGTTATTTTGACCGAAAATATGTTTGGAGATATCATAAGTGATGAGGCAAGTGTAATTGGCGGTTCTATTGGTTTGTTGGCTTCAGCTTCCGTAGGGAAAAAATATGCGATGTTTGAACCTATTCATGGCTCATTTCCGCAGGCAACCAACAAAGGGGTTGCTAATCCTGTTGCCTCTATTTTGTCTGCTGCGATGTTGTTGGAGCATTTTGAGTTATTTTCCGAAGCACAGTTAGTTAGATTAGCAGTCGAGAAATCTCTTAAATTACACATCTCAACACCAGATATCAATTCAAAATATGATAACGTCACTACAAATAAAGTAGGAGATTTTATTGAGGATTTTATTAATAATCCTGGCGACACCAACATGAATTTTACTAATATTCATTTAGGTCAATCAACGATTATTTAA
- the leuC gene encoding 3-isopropylmalate dehydratase large subunit has translation MGKTLFDKVWDAHVVNTIENGPQILYIDKHLIHEVTSPQAFNELEERNIPVFRPNQILATADHNTPTQHQDQPIKDELSRKQLAQLSENCKKNNITLYELGHKYNGIVHVMAPELGVTQPGMTMVCGDSHTSTHGAFGAIAFGIGTSQVAQVFASQCLLLTKPKSLRVTINGKLRSGVLPKDVILYTISKLGTNSGTGYFCEYAGNVFEDMSMEGRMTVCNMSIEMGARGGMIAPDQTTFDYVKGREFAPKGEEFEKKVAYWKTLPTDDDAQFDKEYHFNAEDIEPMITYGTNPGMGIKISEHIPQTNDASFEKSLKYMNFKKGESLIDKPINFVFIGSCTNSRIEDFRVAANYIKGKQKAQNVTAWLVPGSKQVEAQIIEEGLKDIFDNAGFELRQPGCSACLAMNDDKIPQGEYCVSTSNRNFEGRQGQGSRTILASPLVAAATAVEGKIIDITKQLAATSSTTLN, from the coding sequence ATGGGAAAAACACTATTTGATAAAGTCTGGGATGCGCATGTGGTCAATACAATTGAAAATGGACCGCAAATTCTCTATATAGATAAACATTTGATTCACGAAGTGACGAGTCCGCAAGCGTTTAACGAACTAGAAGAGCGAAACATTCCGGTTTTTAGACCGAATCAAATTTTAGCGACTGCAGATCATAATACGCCAACGCAACATCAAGATCAGCCCATAAAGGACGAATTATCTAGAAAGCAGTTGGCGCAACTTTCAGAAAATTGCAAAAAAAATAATATCACATTATACGAGTTAGGGCATAAATATAACGGAATTGTCCATGTAATGGCTCCAGAGTTAGGTGTTACACAACCAGGTATGACCATGGTTTGTGGAGATAGTCACACCTCAACACATGGTGCATTCGGAGCCATTGCATTTGGCATAGGAACCAGTCAAGTAGCACAAGTTTTTGCTAGCCAATGCTTGTTGCTTACCAAGCCCAAGAGTTTACGAGTTACGATTAATGGCAAGTTGAGGAGTGGCGTCTTACCAAAAGACGTCATTCTTTATACGATTTCAAAACTCGGCACAAATTCTGGTACTGGATATTTTTGCGAGTATGCAGGAAACGTGTTTGAAGATATGAGCATGGAAGGTCGTATGACCGTTTGCAACATGAGCATCGAAATGGGAGCAAGAGGAGGTATGATTGCACCAGATCAAACCACTTTTGATTATGTAAAAGGACGAGAATTTGCTCCAAAAGGAGAAGAATTTGAAAAGAAAGTAGCTTATTGGAAAACCTTGCCAACAGATGATGACGCACAATTTGATAAAGAATATCATTTTAATGCTGAAGATATTGAGCCAATGATTACCTACGGGACAAATCCTGGAATGGGAATAAAAATTTCAGAACACATACCACAAACTAATGATGCTTCTTTTGAAAAGTCACTGAAGTATATGAACTTCAAAAAAGGTGAATCACTCATTGATAAACCCATCAATTTTGTATTTATTGGGAGTTGCACAAATTCTAGAATTGAAGATTTTAGAGTCGCAGCTAATTATATAAAAGGAAAACAAAAAGCCCAAAATGTTACTGCTTGGTTAGTGCCAGGAAGCAAACAAGTAGAAGCTCAAATTATAGAAGAAGGCTTAAAGGATATTTTTGACAATGCAGGTTTTGAGCTGCGACAACCAGGATGCAGTGCATGTTTGGCGATGAATGATGATAAAATTCCGCAAGGTGAGTATTGTGTTTCTACTTCAAATAGAAATTTTGAAGGTCGCCAAGGTCAAGGTTCTAGAACTATATTGGCGAGTCCATTGGTTGCAGCTGCAACAGCTGTTGAAGGAAAAATAATTGATATTACAAAGCAGTTGGCAGCCACCAGTTCAACTACATTAAATTAA
- a CDS encoding NTP transferase domain-containing protein: MKIAILILSAGSSKRMGTAKQLLPIGKTTLLGLCIENAIHSNAEKTFCVLGSNAQKIKHSISQYNVEIILNNNYEEGLSSSIIEGIKYINSENFDAVLIILGDQPNVNTKYLNSLILSSEKYSSKIIASKYLDNIGVPAIFPKSYFEQLQQIKGDKGAKYFLNSNTSQVISIESDRLLDIDTKNDYLDYLKTL; this comes from the coding sequence ATGAAAATAGCCATTCTTATTTTAAGCGCTGGTAGCTCAAAAAGAATGGGTACCGCAAAACAGCTTTTACCAATTGGCAAAACTACCCTTTTAGGATTATGTATTGAAAATGCAATTCACTCAAATGCAGAAAAAACATTTTGTGTTCTAGGCTCAAATGCACAAAAAATAAAACATTCCATTTCTCAATATAATGTTGAGATTATTCTTAATAACAATTACGAAGAAGGCTTAAGCTCTAGTATTATTGAGGGTATTAAATATATTAATTCTGAAAATTTTGACGCTGTTTTAATCATTCTTGGTGATCAACCAAATGTCAATACTAAATACCTCAACTCATTAATTCTTTCTTCGGAAAAATATTCAAGTAAAATTATTGCTTCTAAATATCTAGACAACATTGGCGTACCAGCTATTTTTCCGAAGTCATATTTCGAACAACTCCAACAAATAAAAGGTGACAAAGGCGCAAAATATTTTTTAAATTCAAATACATCCCAGGTAATCTCCATTGAAAGCGATCGATTACTCGATATAGATACAAAAAACGATTACCTCGATTATTTGAAAACGTTATAA
- a CDS encoding ammonium transporter → MELFTINNVWMMICTALVFFMHLGFAFLEIGLTRQKNTINILFKNIFIITVGLLLYCVIGFNLMYPGDFNGFLGFAGLGLDARTVTDPETGKAILDLAYNEGYTYWTDFLFQGMFAATAATIVSGAVAERMKIGPFMIFTIIYVGLVYPIAGSWDWGGGFLETRDTPFYDFAGSTLVHSVGGWAALVAVILLGARIGKFKDGKPQAIPGHNIPIATAGVIILWLGWFGFNGGSVLSADPTLTSLTLVTTCLAAAAGGVVSALVSTLLYKNLDLTMFLNGILGGLVGITAGADQMSPTDAIMIGSIAGTIIVFGISLIDKLKLDDPVGAIAVHLICGIWGTLAVGIFGGLAGVDQFITQLVGVGSIAVFCMVSAFIILFTLKKTVGIRVSEREELEGLDAHEHGMDAYPDFRLNER, encoded by the coding sequence ATGGAATTATTTACCATAAATAATGTATGGATGATGATCTGTACAGCACTCGTCTTTTTTATGCACCTAGGTTTTGCATTCTTAGAGATTGGACTCACACGTCAAAAAAATACAATTAATATTTTATTTAAAAACATATTTATCATTACCGTTGGATTGCTTCTGTACTGTGTTATTGGATTCAATTTAATGTACCCTGGAGATTTTAATGGGTTTTTAGGTTTCGCAGGTTTGGGATTAGATGCACGAACCGTCACAGATCCTGAAACCGGAAAAGCTATTCTTGATCTAGCATATAATGAAGGTTATACCTATTGGACAGATTTCTTATTTCAAGGAATGTTTGCAGCAACCGCAGCAACAATTGTTTCTGGAGCTGTTGCTGAGCGCATGAAAATTGGACCATTTATGATTTTTACAATCATTTATGTGGGTTTAGTTTATCCAATTGCAGGTTCTTGGGATTGGGGTGGTGGCTTCTTAGAAACTAGAGACACACCATTCTATGATTTTGCTGGATCAACACTTGTGCACTCTGTTGGAGGATGGGCTGCCTTAGTAGCTGTAATACTTTTAGGAGCCAGAATTGGCAAGTTTAAAGACGGAAAACCTCAAGCTATTCCAGGTCATAACATACCAATAGCAACTGCAGGTGTCATTATTTTATGGCTAGGTTGGTTTGGATTTAATGGAGGTTCTGTTTTATCTGCAGATCCAACATTAACATCATTAACATTAGTGACAACGTGTTTGGCTGCTGCTGCAGGCGGAGTTGTTTCTGCCCTTGTATCTACATTATTATATAAAAATTTAGATTTGACCATGTTTCTTAATGGCATTTTAGGCGGTTTAGTTGGTATTACTGCTGGAGCAGATCAAATGTCTCCAACAGATGCTATAATGATTGGCTCAATAGCTGGAACTATAATTGTTTTTGGAATTTCTTTGATTGATAAACTAAAACTAGATGATCCTGTCGGTGCCATTGCTGTACATTTGATCTGTGGTATTTGGGGAACTTTGGCTGTAGGAATCTTTGGTGGTTTAGCAGGTGTAGACCAATTTATAACGCAACTCGTTGGTGTTGGGTCTATAGCTGTATTTTGTATGGTATCTGCGTTTATCATTCTCTTTACCTTAAAGAAAACAGTCGGTATACGTGTTTCAGAACGCGAAGAATTAGAAGGCCTTGATGCTCATGAGCATGGTATGGATGCCTATCCAGACTTTAGATTAAATGAACGTTAA
- a CDS encoding phosphoenolpyruvate carboxylase — MPTQPKLTRFNQNVLSKYQIYNSIFMTLPFDTITKTGALLPLFHETCSKGFEAGDNPTTIVETFFKKYQARRSDKSQIDLLFRFIQYIERQVVLFDAIEDAAFPIVNNMDGIGTLRSLKEAVTAENKMETLQKYIEEFKVRIVLTAHPTQFYPGSVLGIITDLTEAVKENDLLRINDLLAQLGKTPFFKHKKPTPYDEAVSLIWYLENVFYKSFGTIYDYIQQNIFDGKHIDNDIINIGFWPGGDRDGNPFVTPEITLKVSQRLHETIIKNYYRDIRKLRRKLTFEGVEDKISNLEKELYKIIINKKSNLTLDFFKSELDEVKKIVIEKHQSLYATEVNSLLNKIHLFGFHFANLDIRQDSRKHAQFFNDMVDVLIESGSDIFPKNYHDLPENEQIAILSKVEGEVDLSLIKDDETLKALETMTALRTIQEKNGEKAANRYIISNNQTTLHVMQLFAMLKLVAFQDKLTVDIGPLFETITDLENAPKVMEELYTNPEYAAHLKSRGQRQTIMLGFSDGTKDGGYLMANWAIYKAKENLTAVSRKYGVTVIFFDGRGGPPARGGGKTHNFYASLGPTIEDKEVQLTIQGQTISSNFGTLDSSQYNLEQLISSGIYNSLSDKDLSMHPDNRIVMDDLSKLSYEAYKNFKAHSKFIPYLEHMSTLKYYAKTNIGSRPSKRGKAEGLVFEDLRAIPFVGSWSQLKQNVPGFFGVGTALKHYEDTNQFDKAQRLFQTSDFFKTLIENSMMSLSKSFFDLTKYMSDDPEYGDFWKLIFKEYETSKRLILKLTGYKELMEEEPAGKASIAVRESIVLPLLTIQQYALKKIQELENDGITTGDEIEIYQKMVTRSLFGNINASRNSA; from the coding sequence ATGCCAACACAACCAAAGCTTACTAGATTCAACCAAAACGTATTGTCAAAATACCAGATTTACAATAGTATTTTTATGACACTGCCTTTTGATACAATCACAAAAACAGGAGCGTTATTGCCCTTATTTCATGAAACTTGCAGTAAGGGTTTTGAAGCTGGGGACAACCCAACGACAATAGTCGAAACATTTTTTAAAAAATACCAAGCACGACGCTCAGATAAAAGCCAAATTGATTTATTATTTCGTTTTATTCAATATATAGAGCGTCAAGTCGTTCTGTTTGATGCTATTGAGGACGCAGCATTTCCTATAGTTAATAACATGGATGGGATTGGGACTTTAAGAAGTTTGAAAGAAGCTGTAACTGCGGAAAATAAAATGGAGACACTTCAAAAATATATTGAAGAGTTTAAGGTTAGAATCGTTTTAACCGCCCATCCAACCCAATTTTATCCAGGTTCTGTTTTGGGTATAATTACAGATTTAACCGAGGCAGTAAAAGAAAATGATTTACTGCGCATCAATGATTTGCTCGCTCAATTAGGGAAGACACCGTTTTTTAAACATAAAAAACCTACACCTTATGATGAAGCAGTGAGTTTGATCTGGTATTTGGAAAATGTATTTTATAAATCCTTCGGAACAATCTATGACTACATCCAACAAAATATATTTGACGGGAAACATATAGATAACGACATCATTAACATAGGTTTTTGGCCAGGAGGAGACAGAGACGGAAATCCATTTGTCACTCCAGAAATCACATTGAAGGTTTCGCAGAGACTTCACGAGACGATTATAAAAAATTACTATCGAGACATTAGAAAATTAAGGAGAAAACTAACCTTTGAAGGTGTTGAGGACAAAATAAGTAATTTAGAAAAAGAGCTTTATAAAATAATCATCAATAAAAAATCAAACCTCACATTAGACTTTTTTAAAAGTGAATTGGATGAGGTTAAAAAAATTGTAATAGAAAAGCATCAATCACTGTATGCTACGGAAGTCAATAGTCTTTTAAATAAAATTCATTTGTTTGGATTTCATTTTGCCAACCTGGACATACGTCAAGATAGTAGAAAACATGCACAGTTTTTTAATGATATGGTTGATGTTTTGATTGAAAGTGGGAGCGATATTTTTCCTAAGAACTATCACGATCTACCAGAAAATGAGCAAATTGCCATTCTATCCAAAGTTGAGGGAGAAGTCGATTTATCATTAATCAAGGATGACGAAACTTTAAAGGCATTAGAAACAATGACAGCTTTAAGAACCATTCAGGAAAAAAATGGAGAGAAGGCTGCAAACCGTTATATTATAAGTAATAACCAAACAACATTGCATGTCATGCAATTATTTGCAATGCTTAAACTTGTGGCGTTCCAAGATAAATTAACTGTTGATATTGGTCCACTATTTGAAACCATTACAGATTTAGAAAATGCGCCTAAGGTAATGGAAGAGTTGTACACAAACCCAGAGTACGCAGCTCACCTAAAATCTAGAGGACAAAGACAAACGATTATGCTTGGTTTTAGTGATGGTACAAAAGATGGTGGATATTTAATGGCAAATTGGGCTATTTATAAAGCCAAAGAAAATTTAACAGCAGTGTCTAGAAAATATGGTGTAACCGTGATTTTCTTTGACGGTAGAGGAGGGCCTCCAGCACGTGGTGGTGGGAAAACCCATAATTTCTACGCGTCTTTAGGGCCAACGATTGAAGATAAAGAAGTGCAATTAACCATACAAGGTCAAACGATTTCTTCAAATTTTGGAACCTTAGATTCGTCGCAATACAACTTAGAGCAATTGATAAGTTCTGGGATTTACAATAGCTTAAGTGATAAGGACTTAAGTATGCATCCAGATAATAGGATAGTCATGGATGACTTGTCTAAATTAAGTTACGAAGCCTATAAAAATTTTAAGGCACATTCTAAATTCATTCCATATCTAGAGCACATGAGTACTTTAAAGTACTATGCTAAAACCAATATTGGAAGTCGACCTTCAAAACGAGGCAAAGCAGAAGGTTTGGTTTTTGAAGATTTAAGAGCTATCCCATTTGTGGGATCGTGGAGTCAATTAAAGCAAAACGTTCCAGGATTTTTTGGAGTTGGCACAGCATTAAAACATTATGAAGATACCAATCAATTTGATAAGGCACAGCGCTTGTTTCAAACATCAGATTTCTTTAAGACACTTATTGAGAACAGCATGATGTCATTGTCAAAATCATTTTTTGACCTTACAAAATATATGAGCGATGATCCAGAATATGGAGATTTTTGGAAACTCATTTTCAAAGAATATGAAACTTCAAAACGTCTCATTTTAAAACTTACTGGATATAAAGAGCTTATGGAAGAAGAGCCAGCAGGAAAGGCTTCAATTGCTGTTAGAGAGTCTATAGTTTTACCTTTATTGACTATTCAGCAATATGCATTAAAAAAGATTCAAGAGTTAGAAAATGACGGTATCACAACTGGTGACGAGATAGAGATTTACCAAAAAATGGTGACGCGTTCTCTCTTCGGAAATATTAATGCGAGTAGAAATTCGGCTTAA
- the leuD gene encoding 3-isopropylmalate dehydratase small subunit, with protein sequence MEKFTTLESRAIPLNIENVDTDQIIPARFLKATDRQGFGDNVFRDWRYDKEGSINTDFVLNNPKYKGSILVAGDNFGCGSSREHAAWAITDFGFKVVVSSFFADIFKGNALNNGLLPVQVSEAFLKKLLTQIENHPETILEVDLENQTISAKDLDLSTHFDIDAYKKTCMINGYDDIDYLVNNIKLIEAFETQKTY encoded by the coding sequence ATGGAGAAGTTTACAACATTAGAGTCTAGAGCCATTCCGTTAAATATAGAGAATGTCGATACAGATCAAATTATACCAGCGCGATTTTTAAAAGCTACAGATCGTCAAGGTTTTGGAGATAATGTATTTAGAGATTGGAGATATGATAAAGAGGGATCTATTAATACAGATTTTGTGCTCAACAATCCTAAATACAAAGGTAGTATCTTGGTTGCTGGCGATAATTTTGGATGTGGATCGAGTAGAGAGCATGCAGCCTGGGCGATAACAGATTTTGGTTTCAAGGTTGTTGTATCCAGCTTTTTTGCAGATATTTTTAAGGGTAATGCGCTTAACAACGGGTTGTTGCCAGTTCAGGTTTCCGAAGCATTTTTAAAAAAACTATTAACTCAAATTGAAAATCATCCAGAAACGATTCTTGAAGTTGATCTTGAGAACCAAACTATATCTGCAAAAGATTTAGATTTATCAACACATTTTGATATTGATGCTTATAAGAAAACATGTATGATCAATGGGTATGATGACATTGATTATCTTGTAAATAACATAAAATTGATTGAGGCTTTTGAAACTCAAAAAACATATTAA